The following proteins are encoded in a genomic region of Chaetodon auriga isolate fChaAug3 chromosome 8, fChaAug3.hap1, whole genome shotgun sequence:
- the tcaim gene encoding T-cell activation inhibitor, mitochondrial isoform X2 yields MKLTFYVRDTKDSSDVQPDLLTSGFRSVSFTLHTNDVLSTVMNILKSCGLPMGHMRRLKASTEKSNNPLEAGVPFSRPIKWDKSYFTYTGFRDPEQELQQSMRVEPTLSLWLRNNEPEATKKHRASLPRREELNRLKKELCHKFELADIRWQRSWGVAHRCCQLQSLSRLSQQNPEALINLQGHTVVFADQSGMNASGHVMLGTMDVHHQWTKLFEQLSSYRSLQEQTEWLKERISLLLGGTQVIHMERLGPVQPIAEHYSTLSTFHKSLMSRRLRLHPRSLQGLTILLENDRSIPSLHETGHFIIPTNCDPPKLQVFLQMHAPEARQRTQRKKQLQVEEEAVVKLCLQNLSLRSLSKEASVSSCQMILCCKRLVEQRYPLMQGLHICISHFYSVMQDGDLCVPWDWKS; encoded by the exons ATGAAGCTCACTTTTTATGTCAGGGACACAAAGGACAGCAGTGATGTGCAGCCAGACCTGCTCACCTCGG GGTTCCGGTCAGTGAGTTTCACCCTGCACACAAATGATGTCTTGAGCACAGTGATGAACATCTTGAAGTCCTGCGGCCTACCCATGGGGCACATGAGGCGACTGAAAGCAAGTACAGAGAAATCTAATAATCCACTTGAGGCAGGGGTGCCTTTCTCCAGACCTATTAAGTGGGATAAGAGCTACTTCACGTACACTGGTTTCAGAGACCCtgagcaggagctgcagcagtctaTGAGAGTAGAGCCTACACTCAG TTTGTGGCTGAGAAACAATGAGCCTGAGGCAACAAAGAAGCACCGTGCTAGTCTTCCTCGGAGAGAAGAACTGAACAGACTGAAGAAGGAACTGTGTCACAAATTTGAACTGGCTGATATCAG GTGGCAGCGCAGCTGGGGAGTGGCTCACAGGTGCTGTCAGCTCCAGAGTCTGAGCAGACTGTCTCAGCAAAATCCGGAGGCTCTGATCAATCTGCAAG GAcacactgttgtgtttgctgaCCAGTCAGGGATGAACGCCTCTGGACACGTCATGCTGGGAACCATGGATGTCCATCATCAGTGGACCAAA TTGTTTGAGCAGCTGTCTAGCTATCGCAGTCTGCAGGAGCAGACAGAGTGGCTGAAGGAGAGGATCAGCCTTCTCCTGGGTGGAACTCAAGTGATCCACATGGAGAGGCTTGGACCAGTCCAGCCCATCGCTGAGCACTATAGCACCCTCAGCACCTTCCACAAGAGCTTGATGTCCCGACGCCTTCGCCTGCATCCTAGGAGCCTGCAGGGGCTCACCATATTGCTGGAGAA TGACCGTTCTATACCCAGTCTTCATGAGACGGGGCACTTCATTATCCCCACCAACTGTGACCCGCCCAAGCTGCAGGTGTTCCTCCAGATGCATGCTCCTGAGGCCAGACAGCGCACCCAACGCAAAAAACA actgcaggtggaggaggaagctgtGGTGAAGCTGTGTCTCCAAAATCTGTCTTTGAGGAGCCTGTCCAAAGAGGCTAGTGTCAGCTCCTGCCAGATGATCTTGTGCTGTAAAAGACTAGTGGAACAGCGTTACCCCCTAATGCAGGGCCTCCATATCTGCATTTCTCACTTCTACTCAGTCATGCAGGATGGGGACCTGTGTGTCCCCTGGGATTGGAAAAGTTGA
- the tcaim gene encoding T-cell activation inhibitor, mitochondrial isoform X1, which yields MRQAAMSLNFLLRYTVRLERKNVATHFVQQRSLSGAEAVNALRPFYFAVHPDFFCQYPREQEVNENSLRRLNGYLDNLQKPGSHSVQPMKLTFYVRDTKDSSDVQPDLLTSGFRSVSFTLHTNDVLSTVMNILKSCGLPMGHMRRLKASTEKSNNPLEAGVPFSRPIKWDKSYFTYTGFRDPEQELQQSMRVEPTLSLWLRNNEPEATKKHRASLPRREELNRLKKELCHKFELADIRWQRSWGVAHRCCQLQSLSRLSQQNPEALINLQGHTVVFADQSGMNASGHVMLGTMDVHHQWTKLFEQLSSYRSLQEQTEWLKERISLLLGGTQVIHMERLGPVQPIAEHYSTLSTFHKSLMSRRLRLHPRSLQGLTILLENDRSIPSLHETGHFIIPTNCDPPKLQVFLQMHAPEARQRTQRKKQLQVEEEAVVKLCLQNLSLRSLSKEASVSSCQMILCCKRLVEQRYPLMQGLHICISHFYSVMQDGDLCVPWDWKS from the exons ATGAGACAAGCAGCAATGTCTCTCAACTTCCTCCTGCGATACACCGTCAG GttggagaggaaaaatgtgGCCACACATTTTGTCCAGCAGAGATCTCTGTCAGGGGCAGAGGCTGTCAATGCACTCAGACCATTTTATTTTGCCGTCCATCCAGACTTCTTCTGTCAGTATCCCAGGGAACAG GAAGTGAATGAGAATTCATTAAGGAGGCTAAATGGCTATCTGGACAATCTACAGAAGCCTGGCTCACACTCAGTTCAGCCCATGAAGCTCACTTTTTATGTCAGGGACACAAAGGACAGCAGTGATGTGCAGCCAGACCTGCTCACCTCGG GGTTCCGGTCAGTGAGTTTCACCCTGCACACAAATGATGTCTTGAGCACAGTGATGAACATCTTGAAGTCCTGCGGCCTACCCATGGGGCACATGAGGCGACTGAAAGCAAGTACAGAGAAATCTAATAATCCACTTGAGGCAGGGGTGCCTTTCTCCAGACCTATTAAGTGGGATAAGAGCTACTTCACGTACACTGGTTTCAGAGACCCtgagcaggagctgcagcagtctaTGAGAGTAGAGCCTACACTCAG TTTGTGGCTGAGAAACAATGAGCCTGAGGCAACAAAGAAGCACCGTGCTAGTCTTCCTCGGAGAGAAGAACTGAACAGACTGAAGAAGGAACTGTGTCACAAATTTGAACTGGCTGATATCAG GTGGCAGCGCAGCTGGGGAGTGGCTCACAGGTGCTGTCAGCTCCAGAGTCTGAGCAGACTGTCTCAGCAAAATCCGGAGGCTCTGATCAATCTGCAAG GAcacactgttgtgtttgctgaCCAGTCAGGGATGAACGCCTCTGGACACGTCATGCTGGGAACCATGGATGTCCATCATCAGTGGACCAAA TTGTTTGAGCAGCTGTCTAGCTATCGCAGTCTGCAGGAGCAGACAGAGTGGCTGAAGGAGAGGATCAGCCTTCTCCTGGGTGGAACTCAAGTGATCCACATGGAGAGGCTTGGACCAGTCCAGCCCATCGCTGAGCACTATAGCACCCTCAGCACCTTCCACAAGAGCTTGATGTCCCGACGCCTTCGCCTGCATCCTAGGAGCCTGCAGGGGCTCACCATATTGCTGGAGAA TGACCGTTCTATACCCAGTCTTCATGAGACGGGGCACTTCATTATCCCCACCAACTGTGACCCGCCCAAGCTGCAGGTGTTCCTCCAGATGCATGCTCCTGAGGCCAGACAGCGCACCCAACGCAAAAAACA actgcaggtggaggaggaagctgtGGTGAAGCTGTGTCTCCAAAATCTGTCTTTGAGGAGCCTGTCCAAAGAGGCTAGTGTCAGCTCCTGCCAGATGATCTTGTGCTGTAAAAGACTAGTGGAACAGCGTTACCCCCTAATGCAGGGCCTCCATATCTGCATTTCTCACTTCTACTCAGTCATGCAGGATGGGGACCTGTGTGTCCCCTGGGATTGGAAAAGTTGA